A single region of the Rhizobium sp. NLR16a genome encodes:
- a CDS encoding ribonuclease HII: MKRRTPPDSPLLFDTVPLVPDFKLELKARKAGHWPVAGADEAGRGPLAGPVVAAAVILDPKRIPEGLNDSKQLSAQRREELFVQILATATVSIASSSSTRIDETDIRKASLDAMRRAICSLAIPASYVLTDGLDVPPGLDCPGQAVVKGDARSVSIAAASIVAKVTRDRMMARAHNVFPDYGFAAHAGYGTAQHRAGIEKHGPCSLHRMSFRPLRNGEDGPEMDELISE; this comes from the coding sequence ATGAAACGTCGCACGCCACCCGATTCTCCCCTGCTTTTCGACACGGTCCCTCTCGTGCCGGATTTCAAGCTCGAGCTCAAAGCCCGCAAGGCCGGTCACTGGCCGGTCGCCGGCGCCGACGAGGCAGGCCGCGGGCCGCTGGCGGGGCCTGTGGTGGCCGCTGCGGTCATTCTCGATCCGAAGCGCATCCCTGAGGGCCTCAACGATTCCAAGCAGCTCTCGGCGCAGCGGCGCGAGGAACTCTTCGTGCAGATCCTGGCGACCGCGACGGTTTCCATCGCCTCCTCCAGCTCGACCCGCATCGACGAGACGGACATTCGCAAGGCGAGCCTGGACGCGATGCGTCGCGCCATCTGCAGCCTCGCCATTCCCGCAAGCTACGTGCTGACAGATGGGCTTGACGTGCCGCCTGGCCTCGATTGCCCCGGACAGGCGGTGGTCAAGGGCGATGCCCGCTCGGTCTCGATCGCCGCCGCCTCGATCGTCGCCAAGGTGACGCGCGACCGGATGATGGCGAGGGCGCATAACGTGTTTCCCGATTACGGTTTTGCCGCGCATGCCGGCTACGGCACGGCGCAGCACCGCGCCGGCATCGAGAAGCACGGCCCCTGCTCACTGCACCGGATGAGTTTTCGGCCGCTGCGCAACGGCGAGGACGGTCCTGAGATGGACGAGTTGATTTCCGAATAG
- a CDS encoding cell wall hydrolase, whose translation MACSRVPCTEFVLRRKSPSRSKLRLLPENWVSPVIFGLAGWLIFPSVASHADLATMLAGLDREGESWRMVLTNSPAGSIHQAELAFAGPAATGSIASGAGMVLPDGRKVAFTAKDKGHEDTPDEDRVIRGTKKGRVVAVEKMQPPKDFSAGSILERTKMLFTPNFDLKDRSAFVRPKIQGREIEIATSFYKKQPVMPEVGVPAMLASLVTSNKADVLATAYAPAAPDYARQSPFDSILTEPDSGRFVPQIGPGDHAWAASVLPPSVFSAREQQCLASGIYFEARGESVKGQAAVAQVILNRVRNPAYPKSICGVVYQNEDWRNRCQFSFACDAIRDRVNSQYHWRVARDVAMAVTSGKIWLPQVGSATHYHAVYVRPKWAKTMEKVGRIGLHVFYRTYGGGWS comes from the coding sequence ATGGCATGTTCCCGCGTTCCATGCACGGAGTTCGTGTTGCGTCGAAAGAGCCCTTCCCGTAGCAAGCTGCGTCTTCTTCCCGAGAACTGGGTGTCGCCCGTTATCTTCGGGCTTGCCGGCTGGCTGATCTTCCCGAGCGTTGCTTCCCACGCCGATCTCGCCACCATGCTCGCCGGTCTCGATCGTGAGGGGGAGAGCTGGCGCATGGTGCTGACCAATTCGCCGGCCGGCTCCATCCATCAGGCCGAGCTCGCCTTCGCCGGTCCGGCAGCGACCGGCTCGATCGCCTCAGGCGCCGGCATGGTGCTGCCCGATGGCCGCAAGGTGGCTTTTACGGCCAAGGACAAGGGTCACGAGGACACGCCGGACGAGGATCGCGTCATTCGCGGCACGAAGAAAGGCCGCGTCGTCGCCGTCGAGAAGATGCAGCCGCCGAAGGATTTTTCCGCCGGCTCCATTCTCGAGCGCACCAAGATGCTGTTCACCCCGAACTTCGATCTCAAGGACAGGTCGGCTTTCGTCAGGCCGAAGATCCAGGGCAGGGAAATCGAGATCGCCACCTCTTTTTATAAGAAGCAGCCGGTGATGCCGGAGGTCGGCGTGCCGGCGATGCTCGCAAGCCTTGTCACCAGCAACAAGGCCGACGTGCTGGCCACCGCCTATGCGCCGGCGGCACCGGATTACGCCCGCCAGTCGCCCTTCGATTCGATCTTGACCGAACCCGACAGCGGCCGCTTCGTCCCCCAGATCGGTCCGGGCGATCACGCCTGGGCCGCAAGCGTGCTGCCGCCGAGCGTCTTTTCCGCCCGCGAGCAGCAGTGCCTTGCCTCCGGCATCTATTTCGAGGCGCGCGGGGAATCGGTGAAGGGCCAAGCGGCCGTCGCTCAGGTTATCCTCAACCGCGTTCGAAACCCCGCCTATCCCAAGAGCATTTGCGGCGTCGTCTACCAGAACGAGGATTGGCGCAACCGCTGCCAGTTTTCCTTCGCCTGCGACGCCATCAGGGACCGGGTGAATTCGCAATATCACTGGCGGGTGGCCCGCGACGTGGCCATGGCAGTGACATCAGGCAAGATCTGGCTGCCGCAGGTAGGTTCGGCAACACACTACCATGCCGTCTATGTCAGGCCGAAATGGGCAAAGACCATGGAGAAGGTCGGCCGCATCGGTCTCCACGTCTTCTATCGCACCTATGGTGGCGGCTGGAGCTGA
- a CDS encoding F0F1 ATP synthase subunit A produces MSSDPTHQFLIQKIVPIEIGGIDFSFTNASLFMVASAAVAAGFLYFSTSNRAIVPGRSQSVAEMSYEFIANMLKEGAGKQGMKFFPLVFSLFMFVLTANLLGMFPYFFTITSQIIVTFALAILVIGTVLAYGFYKHGFHFLNVFVPSGVPGILLPLVVAIEIISFLSRPISLSVRLFANMLAGHITLKVFAGFVASLGTLGAVGIGGAVLPLIMTVALTGLEFLVAFLQAYVFAVLTCMYLNDAIHPGGH; encoded by the coding sequence GTGTCTAGCGATCCGACTCATCAGTTCCTGATCCAGAAGATTGTCCCGATCGAAATCGGCGGAATTGATTTTTCGTTCACCAACGCATCGCTCTTCATGGTCGCTTCGGCAGCGGTTGCCGCCGGCTTTCTTTATTTCTCGACCTCGAACCGCGCCATCGTGCCGGGTCGCTCGCAGTCGGTCGCGGAAATGTCCTATGAATTCATCGCCAACATGCTGAAGGAAGGCGCGGGCAAGCAGGGAATGAAGTTCTTCCCGCTGGTCTTCTCGCTATTCATGTTCGTGCTGACAGCGAACCTGCTCGGCATGTTCCCCTATTTCTTCACGATCACCAGCCAGATCATCGTCACCTTCGCGCTGGCGATCCTCGTCATCGGTACGGTGCTCGCCTACGGTTTCTATAAGCACGGCTTCCACTTCCTGAATGTCTTCGTGCCCTCGGGCGTGCCGGGCATATTGCTGCCGTTGGTCGTCGCGATCGAAATCATTTCCTTCCTGTCCCGTCCGATTTCGCTGTCCGTTCGTCTTTTCGCCAACATGCTCGCCGGTCACATCACGCTGAAGGTGTTCGCAGGCTTTGTCGCCTCGCTTGGAACCCTTGGTGCCGTCGGTATCGGCGGCGCCGTTCTTCCCCTCATCATGACCGTCGCCCTGACCGGTCTCGAGTTCCTCGTCGCCTTCCTTCAGGCTTACGTCTTCGCGGTGCTGACTTGCATGTACCTCAACGACGCAATCCATCCGGGCGGGCACTAA
- a CDS encoding F0F1 ATP synthase subunit B, whose translation MDIFHLDATFFAFVGLILFLALVVYLKVPGMMARSLDDRADQIRNELAEAKRLREEAQHLLAEYQRKRKEAEAEAAHIVAAAEREAEMLTAEAKKKTEEFVANRTALSEQKIKQAEADAMKAVRSAAVDLAIAAAETVLAKKADGKVQSELFGNAVGQVKTRLN comes from the coding sequence ATGGATATTTTTCACCTCGACGCGACTTTCTTCGCCTTTGTCGGCCTCATCCTTTTCCTGGCGCTGGTCGTCTATCTCAAGGTTCCGGGCATGATGGCGCGCTCGCTCGACGACCGAGCCGACCAGATCCGCAATGAACTGGCTGAAGCCAAGCGCCTGCGCGAGGAAGCTCAGCATCTGCTCGCCGAATACCAGCGCAAGCGCAAGGAAGCGGAAGCGGAAGCCGCCCATATCGTTGCCGCAGCGGAGCGCGAAGCCGAGATGCTGACCGCCGAGGCGAAGAAGAAGACGGAAGAATTCGTTGCCAACCGCACGGCGCTCTCCGAGCAGAAGATCAAGCAGGCCGAGGCCGACGCGATGAAGGCGGTGCGTTCCGCCGCCGTCGACCTGGCGATCGCGGCCGCCGAGACGGTGCTCGCCAAGAAGGCCGACGGCAAGGTCCAGTCCGAGCTCTTCGGCAACGCCGTCGGACAGGTCAAGACGCGGCTCAACTGA
- a CDS encoding AtpZ/AtpI family protein, with the protein MADDREESLEKRRAQLGAELATKRAEAGVEQASEAQAEVSRKGYAQAMKLSSEFIAAIVVGAVLGYLLDRFVGTAPWGLIVLLLLGFCAGVLNVLRSAGVVAHPLDKDDKK; encoded by the coding sequence ATGGCGGATGACCGCGAGGAAAGTCTTGAGAAGCGCCGTGCGCAACTGGGAGCGGAACTCGCGACCAAGCGCGCTGAGGCGGGAGTGGAACAAGCAAGCGAGGCCCAAGCCGAGGTAAGCCGCAAAGGTTATGCCCAGGCGATGAAGCTCTCCAGCGAGTTCATTGCCGCAATCGTCGTCGGTGCCGTCCTTGGCTATCTTCTCGACCGTTTTGTTGGCACGGCGCCTTGGGGGTTGATTGTTCTTCTGCTTCTCGGATTCTGTGCTGGCGTTTTGAACGTGCTGCGTTCTGCGGGGGTGGTGGCCCACCCTCTGGACAAGGACGATAAGAAATAG
- the moaB gene encoding molybdenum cofactor biosynthesis protein B produces MAGLDEKRPFIAVGIAVLTVSDTRTPETDKSGDTLAARIAEAGHRLVERAIVPDDREKIATQVKAWTEREEIDVIITSGGTGFTGRDVTPEAVEPLFEKRMDGFSAVFHRISYDKIGTATIQSRATAGVANSTFIFALPGSPGACRDAWDGILKAQLDYRSMPCNFVEIMPRLDEHLKRGAQK; encoded by the coding sequence ATGGCAGGTTTGGACGAAAAACGGCCCTTCATCGCCGTCGGCATTGCGGTTCTCACCGTCTCGGATACGCGCACGCCGGAGACGGACAAGTCCGGCGATACGCTGGCGGCGCGGATTGCCGAGGCGGGCCACAGGCTGGTCGAGCGGGCGATCGTGCCCGACGACCGGGAGAAAATCGCCACCCAGGTCAAAGCTTGGACCGAGCGGGAGGAGATCGATGTCATCATCACCTCGGGCGGCACCGGTTTTACCGGCCGAGACGTGACGCCCGAGGCGGTGGAGCCGCTGTTCGAAAAGCGCATGGACGGCTTTTCCGCCGTCTTCCACCGTATTTCCTACGATAAGATCGGCACGGCGACGATCCAGTCGCGCGCCACCGCGGGTGTTGCCAACTCCACCTTCATCTTCGCCCTGCCCGGCTCGCCCGGCGCCTGCCGGGACGCCTGGGACGGCATACTGAAAGCACAGCTCGACTATCGCAGCATGCCGTGCAATTTCGTCGAGATCATGCCGCGCCTGGACGAGCATCTGAAACGCGGCGCGCAGAAATAG
- a CDS encoding PA0069 family radical SAM protein codes for MREQSLAGQAAFAPANTADIADAMIVSSGLRVEGDRRRGRGAGLNPTGRFEALQRETFDDGWQTLEELPPFRTEVQIEKPRTAITRNESPDLSFDRSINPYRGCEHGCIYCFARPTHAYMGLSAGLDFETKLFAKPDAAKLLERELAKPGYKVRVIAIGTNTDPYQPIEKEWRIMRGILEVLNKANHPVSIVTKSAMILRDLDILQEMAGKNLVRVGISVTTLDRKLARAMEPRAATPPRRLETIHALSEAGIQTAVMAAPLIPALNDHELERILESAKAAGAAEASYVILRLPLEVSPLFRDWLLQHYPDRYRHVMSLVRSMRGGKDYDAEFGKRMKGAGPYAWQIARRFEMAAKRFELTRRSVPLRDDLFVPPDGSGVQLSLL; via the coding sequence ATGAGAGAGCAGTCCCTGGCAGGGCAGGCCGCATTCGCGCCTGCCAATACGGCAGATATTGCCGATGCGATGATCGTGTCGTCCGGTCTCAGGGTCGAGGGCGACCGGCGGCGCGGGCGCGGAGCGGGACTGAACCCGACAGGGCGGTTCGAAGCGCTGCAGCGGGAGACGTTCGACGACGGCTGGCAGACGCTGGAAGAGCTGCCGCCGTTCAGGACCGAGGTGCAGATCGAAAAGCCGCGCACCGCGATTACCCGCAACGAATCTCCGGATCTTTCGTTCGACCGCTCGATCAATCCCTATCGCGGCTGCGAGCATGGCTGCATCTATTGTTTCGCCCGGCCGACGCACGCCTATATGGGGCTTTCGGCGGGGCTCGATTTTGAGACGAAGCTCTTCGCCAAGCCCGATGCGGCCAAGCTGCTAGAGCGGGAACTCGCCAAGCCGGGCTACAAGGTGCGGGTGATCGCGATCGGCACCAATACCGACCCCTATCAGCCGATCGAGAAGGAATGGCGCATCATGCGCGGCATCCTCGAGGTGCTGAACAAGGCGAACCATCCGGTGTCGATCGTCACCAAGTCGGCGATGATCCTGCGCGATCTCGACATTCTTCAGGAGATGGCCGGCAAGAACCTGGTGCGCGTCGGCATCTCGGTCACCACGCTCGACCGCAAGCTTGCCCGGGCGATGGAGCCGCGCGCCGCCACGCCGCCGCGACGGCTGGAGACCATTCATGCGCTCTCGGAGGCAGGCATCCAGACTGCCGTCATGGCCGCCCCGCTGATCCCGGCGCTGAACGATCACGAGCTCGAGCGCATTCTCGAATCGGCGAAGGCTGCCGGCGCCGCCGAGGCGAGTTATGTGATCCTCAGACTGCCGCTCGAAGTCAGCCCGCTCTTTCGCGACTGGCTGTTGCAGCACTATCCCGATCGTTACCGGCACGTGATGTCGCTGGTGCGCTCGATGCGCGGCGGCAAGGATTACGACGCCGAATTCGGCAAGCGCATGAAGGGTGCCGGCCCCTATGCCTGGCAGATCGCCCGGCGTTTCGAAATGGCGGCGAAACGCTTCGAGCTGACGCGGCGCAGCGTGCCGCTGCGCGACGATCTGTTCGTGCCACCGGATGGCAGCGGCGTGCAGTTGTCGCTGCTCTGA
- a CDS encoding polyprenyl synthetase family protein, which yields MGVVIPLEESKNKLASIKPLVDLTRADMERVNQLILSKAGSDVQMIPEVANHLISSGGKRLRPMLTLAAASLFDYRGENHIKLATSVEFMHTATLLHDDVVDESDLRRGKSTARMIWGNQASVLVGDFLLGQAFRMMVDVGSLDALDVLSSAACVIAEGEVLQLSVAKNMETTEDDYLSVIRAKTAALFAAAAEVGPIVADAGRSGRNALKSYGMNLGLAFQLVDDALDYGGKAADLGKNVGDDFREGKITLPVILAYRRGTTEERAFWRDAIEAGNSSDANLEKALGLITKYGTLSDTINRAVHYGTIARDALAPLPDTVWKSALMEVIDFCIERVN from the coding sequence TTGGGCGTGGTCATACCGCTTGAAGAAAGCAAAAACAAACTGGCATCCATCAAGCCGTTGGTCGATCTCACCAGGGCTGACATGGAGCGGGTGAACCAGCTCATTCTGTCGAAAGCCGGCTCCGACGTGCAGATGATCCCCGAAGTGGCGAACCATCTGATCTCATCCGGGGGCAAGCGGCTGAGGCCGATGCTGACGCTGGCGGCCGCCTCGCTGTTCGACTACCGCGGCGAAAACCACATCAAGCTCGCCACCTCGGTCGAATTCATGCATACGGCAACGCTGCTGCATGACGACGTCGTCGATGAAAGCGACCTGCGCCGCGGCAAATCGACGGCTCGGATGATCTGGGGCAACCAGGCAAGCGTGCTGGTCGGCGATTTCCTGCTCGGGCAGGCCTTCCGCATGATGGTCGATGTCGGCTCGCTCGATGCGCTCGACGTCTTGTCTTCCGCTGCTTGCGTGATCGCCGAAGGCGAAGTGCTGCAGCTTTCCGTCGCCAAGAACATGGAGACGACGGAAGACGACTACCTCTCCGTCATCCGCGCCAAGACGGCGGCTCTCTTTGCGGCTGCCGCCGAAGTCGGGCCGATCGTCGCCGATGCCGGCCGTTCCGGCCGCAATGCGCTGAAATCCTACGGCATGAATCTCGGCCTCGCCTTTCAGCTCGTCGACGACGCGCTCGACTATGGCGGCAAGGCCGCCGATCTCGGCAAGAATGTCGGCGACGATTTCCGCGAAGGCAAGATCACGCTGCCCGTCATCCTGGCCTATCGCCGCGGCACCACGGAGGAGCGCGCCTTCTGGCGCGATGCGATCGAGGCCGGCAACAGCAGCGACGCCAACCTGGAAAAAGCGCTGGGGCTGATCACCAAATACGGCACGCTGAGCGACACGATCAATCGGGCGGTCCATTACGGCACGATCGCGCGGGACGCGCTGGCGCCGCTTCCCGATACGGTATGGAAATCCGCCCTGATGGAAGTGATCGACTTCTGCATCGAGCGCGTCAATTGA
- a CDS encoding 4-(cytidine 5'-diphospho)-2-C-methyl-D-erythritol kinase yields MPEQGLANAFGVTEEARAKINLALHVTGQRPDGYHLLDMLVTFADCGDRLGFLPAQADAFTLSGRFGETLADDGGTNLVIRARDLLREVVGALAFPVHIHLQKNLPVASGIGGGSADAAATLRGLMRLWGTGLPIETLAALALKLGADVPMCLESRPLIARGIGEEIEAVPDLPAFAMVLANPLKGVSTPEVFRRLKAKNNSPLTLAQTAGWLAAIGAARNDLEPPAREAVPEIAAILAMLRTEGALLARMSGSGATCFGIFADMAAARDAAAALHEARPDWYFQATETVSGGM; encoded by the coding sequence ATGCCTGAGCAGGGCTTGGCCAATGCTTTCGGCGTCACCGAAGAGGCGCGCGCGAAGATCAATCTCGCCCTGCATGTAACGGGCCAGCGGCCGGACGGCTATCACCTGCTCGATATGCTGGTGACCTTCGCAGATTGCGGCGACCGGCTGGGCTTCCTGCCGGCGCAGGCTGACGCCTTCACCCTATCGGGCCGTTTCGGCGAGACGCTTGCCGACGACGGCGGCACCAACCTGGTGATCAGAGCGCGCGACCTCCTGCGCGAGGTCGTGGGCGCCCTTGCGTTCCCCGTTCATATCCACCTCCAGAAGAACCTGCCCGTCGCCTCGGGCATCGGCGGCGGCTCGGCCGACGCGGCGGCGACACTGCGGGGGCTGATGCGCCTCTGGGGCACTGGATTGCCGATAGAGACGCTGGCTGCGCTGGCGCTGAAGCTTGGCGCCGACGTGCCCATGTGCCTCGAGAGCCGGCCGCTGATTGCCCGCGGCATCGGCGAGGAGATCGAAGCCGTGCCCGATCTGCCGGCCTTCGCCATGGTGCTTGCCAACCCATTGAAGGGGGTTTCGACGCCGGAGGTTTTCCGCCGGCTCAAGGCAAAGAACAATTCACCCCTGACGCTCGCACAGACCGCAGGCTGGCTTGCGGCGATCGGCGCGGCTCGCAACGACCTGGAGCCACCGGCGCGCGAGGCCGTGCCCGAAATCGCGGCGATCTTGGCGATGCTGCGGACCGAGGGCGCTCTTCTTGCCCGTATGTCCGGCTCCGGCGCTACCTGCTTCGGGATCTTTGCCGACATGGCCGCCGCGCGAGATGCGGCGGCGGCTCTTCACGAGGCGCGGCCCGACTGGTATTTCCAGGCGACGGAAACGGTTTCGGGAGGCATGTGA
- a CDS encoding tetratricopeptide repeat protein — MRQRIAIRLLTSAALAAVLSLGGVAGASAEDAAKAGDAGKAESFFDADSVTTFSGAFLAARTADVDHDYETAIALYKKALQIEPGNPEIRQRLMISLLLNGDIKEGVKYANDLKSDPSVERITTIVRGMDAVRRDDYKTAESILKYKGPNDLDRMMNDLLLAWARVGAGRGKEALAMVEKMKGPDWFRIFQNYNAGAIAVVTGDVKSARQHLNDAVLDKEGGATAPDTFMRAVMALARLEAAQGNKQKALDAVSVGDNLLPNYAPLNALRDSIEKGEKQEQQVKTAEEGAAGVLFSVGGALNRDGAEDIVSLYLQTANALDPNSADTLVLLGGIAEKQNQMDRAISLYKKVPENSPMRRISELQLGLALAQGGKVDEARKHLQALIASDPKDIRSYLAYGSVLSDAKDYEAMAANYDKAVEAIGPIPGRANWSVFFQRGIAYERLKKWDQAEPNFRKALELNPDQPQVLNYLGYSWIDMNRNLDEGLAMIKKAVDLRPDDGYIIDSLGWAYFRLNRFDDAVDELERAAQIKAGDATINDHLGDAYWRVGRKLEAVYQWNRALASEPEAAEIPKIKEKVANGLPANDDAKAADKKQPDPAPVTPPPVDKKS; from the coding sequence ATGCGGCAGAGAATTGCCATCCGTCTTCTTACGAGCGCAGCCCTGGCGGCTGTCCTTTCGCTCGGCGGCGTTGCCGGCGCGAGTGCCGAAGATGCGGCCAAGGCGGGCGATGCCGGTAAGGCCGAGAGCTTCTTCGATGCCGATAGCGTCACCACTTTCTCCGGCGCCTTCCTCGCCGCGCGCACGGCCGATGTCGATCACGATTACGAAACGGCGATCGCGCTCTACAAGAAGGCGCTGCAGATCGAGCCCGGCAATCCCGAGATTCGCCAGCGGCTGATGATCTCGCTGCTGCTCAACGGCGACATCAAGGAAGGCGTCAAATACGCCAATGATCTGAAGAGCGATCCCTCGGTCGAGCGCATCACCACGATCGTGCGCGGCATGGATGCCGTGCGCCGCGACGACTACAAGACCGCCGAGTCGATCCTGAAATATAAGGGGCCCAACGATCTCGACCGGATGATGAATGACCTGCTGCTCGCCTGGGCCCGGGTCGGCGCCGGCCGCGGCAAGGAAGCGCTCGCCATGGTCGAGAAGATGAAGGGGCCGGACTGGTTCCGCATCTTCCAGAATTACAATGCCGGTGCGATCGCCGTCGTCACCGGCGACGTGAAATCGGCCCGCCAGCATCTGAACGACGCCGTGCTCGACAAGGAAGGCGGGGCAACGGCGCCCGACACGTTCATGCGTGCGGTGATGGCGCTTGCCCGCCTGGAGGCGGCGCAGGGGAACAAGCAGAAGGCGCTCGATGCCGTGTCCGTCGGCGATAACCTGCTGCCGAATTATGCGCCGCTGAATGCGCTGCGCGACAGTATCGAGAAGGGCGAGAAGCAGGAGCAGCAGGTCAAGACCGCCGAAGAAGGCGCCGCCGGCGTGCTCTTCTCCGTCGGCGGCGCGCTGAACCGCGACGGCGCCGAGGATATCGTCTCGCTCTACCTGCAGACCGCCAACGCGCTCGATCCCAACAGCGCCGATACGCTGGTGCTGCTCGGCGGCATCGCCGAAAAGCAGAACCAGATGGACCGCGCCATCTCCCTCTACAAGAAGGTGCCGGAGAATTCACCGATGCGGCGCATTTCCGAGCTGCAGCTCGGCCTCGCCCTTGCCCAGGGCGGCAAGGTCGACGAGGCACGCAAGCACCTGCAGGCGCTGATCGCCTCCGACCCGAAGGACATCCGCAGCTACCTCGCCTATGGCAGCGTGCTCTCCGACGCCAAGGATTACGAGGCGATGGCCGCCAATTACGACAAGGCGGTCGAAGCGATCGGCCCAATTCCCGGCCGCGCCAACTGGAGCGTCTTCTTCCAGCGCGGCATCGCCTATGAGCGGCTGAAGAAGTGGGACCAGGCCGAACCGAACTTCCGCAAAGCTCTGGAGCTCAACCCCGACCAGCCGCAGGTGCTGAACTATCTCGGCTATTCCTGGATCGACATGAACCGGAACCTCGACGAAGGCCTCGCCATGATCAAGAAGGCCGTCGATCTTCGCCCTGACGACGGTTACATCATCGATTCGCTCGGCTGGGCGTATTTCCGTCTCAACCGCTTCGACGACGCCGTCGACGAGCTGGAGCGGGCGGCACAGATCAAGGCCGGCGACGCGACGATCAACGACCATCTCGGCGATGCCTACTGGCGCGTCGGGCGCAAGCTCGAAGCCGTCTACCAGTGGAACCGGGCGCTCGCCTCCGAGCCTGAAGCGGCCGAAATTCCGAAGATCAAGGAAAAGGTCGCAAACGGCCTGCCCGCTAACGACGATGCCAAGGCGGCCGACAAGAAGCAGCCGGATCCGGCGCCGGTCACGCCGCCGCCGGTCGACAAGAAGTCCTGA
- a CDS encoding glycosyltransferase family A protein — MLTVVLECQDQESELAQTLSVLVAGAVEGLVSDVIVLDHGSRDGTSRVADAAGCRFHSQWDIKDIVRSARGEWLLFVEPGARPQAGWIDEIAEYVALNKTPARFTASRGYRRPFFQRVARARPPLELGLLMPKNQALAAARSGMPVADFAKGQKPRKLASELIPSWVARAAR, encoded by the coding sequence ATGTTGACGGTTGTTCTCGAATGCCAGGATCAGGAATCCGAACTGGCGCAGACCTTATCGGTATTGGTGGCAGGCGCGGTGGAAGGGCTCGTCAGCGATGTGATCGTGCTCGATCACGGCTCGCGCGACGGCACCTCGCGGGTCGCCGACGCCGCCGGCTGCCGTTTCCATTCACAATGGGATATCAAGGATATCGTTCGCTCGGCCCGAGGCGAATGGCTGCTCTTCGTCGAGCCGGGCGCCAGGCCGCAGGCCGGCTGGATCGATGAGATCGCCGAGTATGTGGCGCTGAACAAGACGCCGGCGCGCTTTACTGCGTCGCGCGGCTATCGACGCCCCTTCTTCCAGCGCGTCGCCCGCGCCCGGCCGCCGCTGGAGCTTGGGCTGTTGATGCCGAAGAACCAGGCGCTCGCCGCCGCCAGAAGCGGGATGCCTGTTGCCGACTTCGCCAAGGGCCAGAAGCCGCGCAAGCTCGCAAGTGAATTGATTCCTTCCTGGGTGGCGCGTGCCGCGCGGTAG
- a CDS encoding F0F1 ATP synthase subunit B, producing MFFVTPAYAEEAPAAATGTDAHAAPAAGEVHTETGVAEGEHARGPFPPFDSTTYASQLLWLVITFGVFYLLMQKVIAPRIGAILDQRHTRISQDLEEAGRLKAEADAAVQTYEGELAAARAKSHAIGSAARDAAKVKAEEDRRTVEASLSEKIKAAEARIADIKAKAFADVGTIAEETAAAVVEQLIGSTAAQADVAAAVAAAKKEA from the coding sequence ATGTTTTTTGTGACCCCGGCTTACGCTGAAGAAGCACCGGCGGCAGCGACCGGCACGGATGCGCACGCCGCTCCGGCCGCAGGCGAGGTCCATACCGAGACCGGCGTTGCCGAAGGCGAACACGCCCGCGGCCCGTTCCCGCCTTTCGATTCGACGACCTACGCATCTCAGCTGCTCTGGCTGGTGATTACGTTCGGCGTCTTTTACCTCCTTATGCAAAAGGTCATCGCGCCGCGCATCGGGGCCATCCTCGATCAGCGCCACACGCGCATCTCCCAGGACCTGGAAGAAGCAGGCCGCCTGAAGGCGGAAGCCGACGCCGCCGTCCAGACCTATGAAGGCGAACTGGCCGCTGCCCGCGCCAAGTCCCACGCGATCGGCTCCGCCGCCCGCGACGCTGCCAAGGTCAAGGCCGAAGAGGATCGCCGGACCGTCGAGGCGAGCCTGTCGGAAAAGATCAAGGCTGCCGAAGCCCGTATCGCCGACATCAAGGCCAAGGCTTTCGCCGACGTCGGCACCATTGCCGAGGAAACGGCGGCCGCCGTCGTCGAACAGCTGATCGGCAGCACCGCTGCTCAGGCAGATGTCGCCGCCGCCGTCGCGGCAGCCAAGAAGGAGGCTTGA
- a CDS encoding F0F1 ATP synthase subunit C, with translation MEAEAAKFIGAGLACFGMAGTALGLGNIFGSYLSGALRNPSAADSQFGRLVFGFAVTEALGIFSLLVALLLLFAV, from the coding sequence ATGGAAGCGGAAGCAGCAAAGTTCATCGGTGCAGGCCTGGCTTGCTTTGGTATGGCCGGTACGGCTCTCGGCCTCGGCAATATCTTCGGCAGCTACCTCTCCGGCGCTCTGCGCAATCCGTCTGCCGCTGACAGCCAGTTCGGCCGTCTGGTATTCGGCTTCGCCGTTACGGAAGCTCTGGGCATCTTCTCGCTGCTCGTCGCTCTCCTCCTCCTCTTCGCTGTCTGA